The DNA sequence CACGCGGCATTCAAGCACCGCCAGCGCCTCGCCCACAAAGGGCGCATCCACCACCCGGCCATCAACGGCAGTCAGGCCGGCAAGGGCGAATTCATCGACATCGTAAGCAACCGGCGCGGAAGAGGCATTCATCCGGTCGATCAAATGGCGGCTGACGAGGTTGGCGGTGAAAACACCGGTCTCCTCGACATTGCGCAGGCTGTCCTTCCTGCCGCTGGAGGAAAACATGACAAGCTTCGGCCGGTCGGAAATCGCGTTGAAGAAGGAATAGGGCGAGAGGTTCAGCGAACCGTCCCTGCCCTTCGAGCCGATCCAGCCGATTGGCCGCGGTGCAACGATGGCCTTGAACGGATCATGCGGCAGGCCATGCCGGTTGGTGTCCGTGGTGTAGAACATCAGACGTCCCCAACCCAGGTGACGACATCGGCAAGCTCCGGCCGAGGCCGTTCCACCGGCGGGAATGTGGTCGAGCCGATATGGATATACCCCGCCACCTTTTCTTCCGCGCTGACGCCGATTTCCGCCAGGAAGGCCGTGTCGAAGGCAAGCCATTCCGTCAGCCAGTTCGCCGCAAAACCGTTGGCATTGGCGGCGAAGATGACATTGAGGCATACCGCGCCAGCCGACATCACCTGTTCCCATTCCGGGATCTTGAAATGCGGCTTGGCGGTGCTGATGACGGCGATGACGACAGGCGCGCGGGTAAAGCGGGTGCGCTCGGCATCCTGCTGCTGCAGGTCCAGTTCCGGGTTTTTCTCAAGCGCGATCCGGAGCGCTGTCTCACCGAGACGCACACGATCTTCACCGCGATAAACCACGAAACGCCAGGGGGCGAGTTTGCCATGGTCAGGCACGCGCACGGCAAGGCGGAGGATTTCCTCGATTTGCCCCTTCGAAGGCCCCGGCTCGGCAAGCTGCAAAGCGGGCGTGGAGCGGCGAACCTTGAGGTAGTCGAGGAGCTTGATATCGCTAGTCATGATCAAAAATCTTCCATTCTACTGTCATCGCGAAACTAGGGCCTTGAAATAGCCATGGCATTGGTTTTGAAGTGATCCGGGAAAATCAAGAAGTCAATCGGTATCGAAAATGTCGGCAATCAAATTCGCGGCGAAATTCGCGACACGTCTGGCCATTGCATGCGCCACGCTCGGCGTTTTATCACAAGCCGCTTTTTCGCAGGACGCCTTTAAAGACTTCAAGCAGCTGGGCGGCACGCCGAAAATGCCGAAGCTCAATGCTTTCACTGCACCGACAGCACCCAATGCCCCGGAAAGCACCGCCCGCGATATCGCCATGGAAGCCAAGCTGACGAGCGGGGGCGAAGCGGTGAAGGAAGGTCTGTCCTGGCGCGTCTTCAGCCCCATTCCGGGGGCCGATGGCAAATTGCCGATGCTGGCAAGCTCGGAGGGCGGCTCGGCGGAATTCCATCTGGTGCCCGGCGAATATTTCGTCAACGTCGCCTTCGGCCGCGCCGGCGTCACCAAGAAACTCAATGTCCCGACATCAGGCAACGTCCAGAAGCAGGTACTGATTCTCGATGCCGGCGGTTTCGTGCTGAATGCGGTTGCGGGGTCCGACAAGCAGATCTCCGGCAACCAGCTGAAATTCTCCGTCTACTCCTCCGATGCCCGCCCGGACGGTGAGCGCGGTCTCGTGATGGCCGACATCAAGCCCAATACCGTCGTTCGCCTCAATGCCGGCACCTATCACGTGGTTTCCGAATATGGCAACGTCAATGCGGTGGTACGCGCCGATATCCAGGTGGAAGCCGGCAAGCTCACCGAAGCGACCCTGCAGCACCAGGCAGCGCAGATTACCCTCAAGCTCGTCTCTGAAGAAGGCGGCGAGGCGATTGCCGACACGGCCTGGTCGGTGCTGAACGGCGGCGGCGACGTAGTGAATGAAAGCGTCAGCGCCTTTTCGACCATGGTGCTGGCGGAAGGCGAATACACCGCCATCGCCCGCAACAAGGACAAGGTATTCCAGCGCAACTTCAAGGTCACGTCCGGTCGGGATTCCGATGTGGAAGTGCTGATGAAGGATCAGGCGCCGGAAGACATGACCGGGGATTTTGAGTAGGTTTCGCTGCCTGTGCAGAGGCCGAGAGCCTTAAAGTCCCATCACACTCCGCGTCATCCTCGGGCTTGACCCGAGGATCCACAGTTCGGCGTGTGAGAATGGATCCTCGGGTCAAGCCCGAGGATGACGTGCAGAGAGCTTTTAGCGCCCCTCACCCACAAACAAACGGCCCCCGAAGGGGCCGTCGTCATTTATCAGGCAACCTGCTTCTTCGCCGCAAGCTTGCGCTTCACATCCGGCGGCGTTGCCTCATCCACGAGGCTGGTAATCGCGTCTTCCAGCGACATCGGCGTCTGGTTCTGCGAACCGAGGCGGCGGATGTTGACGGTGCGCTCTTCCGCTTCCTTGCGGCCGCAGACGATGATGACCGGAACCTTGGTCACCGAATGTTCGCGGACCTTGTAGTTGATCTTCTCGTTGCGGAAATCGGTCTCCACCACCATGCCCGCCTCGCGCAGCGCTTCGGCCACTTCGCGGCCGTAATCGTCGGCATCCGAGGTGATGGTAGCGACAACCACCTGAAGCGGCGCGAACCACAGCGGCATATGGCCGGCGAAGTTCTCGATGAGAATACCGAGGAAGCGTTCCATCGAACCGCAGATGGCGCGATGGATCATCACCGGCTGCGTCTTTTCGGAATTCTGGTCGATATAGAAGGCGCCGAAGCGTTCCGGCAGGTTGAAGTCCACCTGCGTCGTGCCGCACTGCCATTCGCGGCCTATGGCGTCCTTCAGCGTATATTCGAACTTCGGCCCGTAGAACGCGCCCTCGCCCGGCAGGATGCCGGTCTTGATGCGGCCGCCAGACTGCTCCTCGATGGTCTTCAGAACATCCATCATCACGCTTTCGGCGCGATCCCAGAGATCGTCGGAACCGACACGCTTTTCAGGGCGCGTGGAGAGCTTGACGACGACTTCGCTGAAGCCGAAATCCTCGTAAACCGAGAGGATCAGATCATTGATGCGCAGGCATTCCGCCGCCATCTGCTCTTCCGTGCAGAAGACA is a window from the Agrobacterium tumefaciens genome containing:
- a CDS encoding flavin reductase family protein — encoded protein: MFYTTDTNRHGLPHDPFKAIVAPRPIGWIGSKGRDGSLNLSPYSFFNAISDRPKLVMFSSSGRKDSLRNVEETGVFTANLVSRHLIDRMNASSAPVAYDVDEFALAGLTAVDGRVVDAPFVGEALAVLECRVTQVQQLNDIDGKPSESWMVIGQVMAIHIDDAIIRDGRIDMGLARPVARMGYMDYCDGGSDVFQLQRPSTAP
- a CDS encoding nitroreductase family protein, with translation MTSDIKLLDYLKVRRSTPALQLAEPGPSKGQIEEILRLAVRVPDHGKLAPWRFVVYRGEDRVRLGETALRIALEKNPELDLQQQDAERTRFTRAPVVIAVISTAKPHFKIPEWEQVMSAGAVCLNVIFAANANGFAANWLTEWLAFDTAFLAEIGVSAEEKVAGYIHIGSTTFPPVERPRPELADVVTWVGDV